In Streptomyces canus, one DNA window encodes the following:
- a CDS encoding nuclear transport factor 2 family protein, producing MDGVILDYMARMDSDDPRRALELLEPDFRFLIALPGREATGTSRDDFADYIAGRNAVERGHTILRHSSDGDLETVYGVVTESGKTVGSFLSAAVVTPDGRMARYQSYFSTTYDLIDRPD from the coding sequence ATGGACGGCGTAATCCTCGACTACATGGCCCGTATGGACAGCGACGACCCCCGTCGGGCACTCGAACTCCTCGAGCCGGACTTCCGATTCCTGATCGCCCTGCCCGGCCGTGAGGCGACGGGAACCTCCAGGGACGACTTCGCCGACTACATCGCCGGCCGCAACGCCGTCGAGAGAGGACACACCATCCTCCGGCACAGCTCCGACGGCGATCTGGAGACCGTGTACGGAGTGGTCACCGAGTCCGGGAAGACCGTCGGCTCCTTCCTCTCGGCCGCCGTCGTCACCCCCGACGGGCGCATGGCCCGCTACCAGTCGTACTTCAGCACCACCTACGACCTCATCGACCGGCCGGACTAG
- a CDS encoding EthD domain-containing protein — MYNLVLLAARPPEWTHEQFIDWWRGDHAELTYRLPGLRTWRHTAIDQALEPRSEGWDGISVLSFDSPQDLKKALASQEWADAIAQVGDMKGRRIAVMGHEAQLFGG, encoded by the coding sequence ATGTACAACCTCGTCCTGCTGGCCGCGAGGCCCCCGGAGTGGACCCACGAGCAGTTCATCGACTGGTGGCGCGGCGACCACGCGGAACTGACCTACCGCCTGCCCGGTCTTCGCACCTGGCGCCACACCGCGATCGACCAGGCGCTGGAACCCCGCTCGGAGGGCTGGGACGGGATCTCCGTACTCAGCTTCGACTCCCCGCAGGACCTGAAGAAGGCCCTCGCAAGCCAGGAGTGGGCGGACGCGATCGCGCAGGTCGGGGACATGAAGGGCCGCCGCATCGCGGTGATGGGGCACGAGGCGCAGCTGTTCGGCGGCTGA